ttctggaggaaagtaaatcctcTTATCGatcaaaacgtcctcaaagcctgctttcatatactgtcagctgccattgtccacaatgtatttctaatcaagtctggtttgtttgtccgagttttcacacggtaacaatggggggcagggcttagcgacaggtcaattggtTTTGATTCCTCATTTCTGATTTACTAGGAGGGCTGAATTAGGTTATTTTCTGAAAGAGATGTTTGTTATGCAATTCTCTCAGTGAATTGGATGCGTGTTATGCAATTCACTGAATTAGCTTGAGATGCTTTGGATAAACCAATGAATTAGGTGTTTGGGTCTTTTACATTACTTTATATGGTTTATCCTCTGTAGTGTgatttattcattattttatttatatttaaaagtAATGTCTGTCACACATGGTATGGGGTCTGTATTTCAGATGAATGGGACAGATGATGGTGACTACGTGTTCTACACTGGATCTCAGAATTACGAAGATTTCGCCAGGGTGGCTTTGTGGAAAGGCCAAAGGTATGTCAACGTGAGGAGGACAAACACGCCTTATCTGATCTAATCTCAGCTGTCTTTGTCTTCTGGTTGTTGAGCTggctgtgttttttatttgcatCCCCACAGCTCTCTGAACTGGTGGACCTCTGATGAATGTAATATGATCAATGGAACCAATGGAGCCTCCTTTCACCCTATTGTCAACCAGAGCGAGACCCTGTACATGTTCTCCTCAGACCTCTGCAGGTACTCACTGTTTACATTACATCACCACCACTACCTGGACATGTTCTGCCATCcatcccctctctgtctttctgtgacCTTGATAATCATTGGAACTCCAGTTCCAAAGTTTTACAAGATATCAACAGGAAAATGGGTGTTATTGAGGGGAGTGGATGGTGATGTGGATATATTTCAGTGAAAATAAGTGTAAGGctgtcaaaaataaaaatgaatttgatGGCTGTGTAACACAATTGAAGAAGTTGGTCCTGTCTGGATAAAGTACCTTTCACTTATTTCTCCCACTTCCTCCTTAATCATGATGTGAGTCCTCGTGTGCATTCCACTCCCTGGGCAGTATTAGGAAAGTGATCGAGAGGCTGATACAAATGCccagttgatacaaattttattggagtttttggctgggctctgtttaagccttcagaagacatatttgtactcaacttgtcttatgcaaatctttctttttcactttccaccctgaacatgggcaaaatgcaccattgacatcaatatgttttgtatagagcacctggtaattttttacAACCACAGGTTTTGTGGTGacctatataaaacatattgatgtcaatgggccCCATGTTCAGTTGAActaaagatttgcataagacaagtggAATGACcctcatggagaataaagaaaacctttttaaaaaatctttgtatattcacCTTCTTTATCCCAAAATGTCCAAAATGTTTTTCAGCTTGTCttttcagaccctgaaggatgttttctgttcattggtGAGAGTGTTtccttatctcagtaaggaaaataccCCTATGTTTGTaccaaatatgtcttctgaaggtcTTTGCCAACCatttatccagaccaaacgtgatgattttgctaccatcaatccagcatgcaaaattttaACCTCCTACATGGTTTCTTGCGCTGTCccttgaactttgacaaaaaaaaaggaactgccaaccctgtaaaactggctgtatctggTCTCCTTACATAAGAGTTTTACAGTTCCTGCAACATAGGTACAGGTAATtaagaattttttgagacctaagagaggccctggttgaactgtgTGACCCTGTGTTTTAAAACTCACCTTCTGttatcccagtgtgtgtgtgtgtgtgtgtgtgtgtgtttgtgtctttgccaatttgtgtgtttgtgtgtgtgtgtgtggtctggtgtgtgtgtgtgtgtgtgtgtgtgtgtgtgagagagagagagagagagagtgtgtgtgtgtgtgtgtgtgtgtgtatatgagccCTGTAAGAGAAAGTGAATCATCTGGTGTCACACCACGAGCAGAGTGTGTTCAAAAGTCACATCTGCAATGAGAGTTGGTCAAGGGGTTTCGGGAACTGACAATGGAAAACCATGATCATGATTTAAGAGCCCCGTAGACCATTATAAATAGGAACCCTTCAAATTTGTCAGACATTTCACTTCTCCAATTTTAGATTGTGTTTCACAGGGCTCAGATGACTCAAGCATCCTGATAACCTTTACTCTACAACTGCAACTCAGAATTGTCTTCTTGTGTTTACTTCACAGGCGCCCCAATCATCATGTCCTCGCCACATTTCTATCAGGCTGATGAGAAGTTTGTGGAGGATGTCATCGGGATGAAACCCAAGAAGGAGCACCATGAGACCACCATTGACATAAACCCGGTACTGTTCCTGTCTGGCTTTTGGTTTCATGATGTGACCACTAGAGGGCACTGTAGCATTAACATTACAGTAACCTCATGCACCTCATGGAAACTCCGTAGAAAATGAATAGCAGAAAATATGAACTAAACATTTACTTTGAGATATGGACTGAAATTATTTAAATTCTTTGCAATTAAACTGGATAACATTTATGTTAAAAAAAGgtgatctgaaaaaaaaaaactaaacctaAAATGCTCAGGATAAAAAAATAGTATATCAAAATCAAGTCAAGCTTTGTTTGCATCAAGATATAAAATGATCAGTCTGGATAAGAACAGCATTTTTACACTGAAGGGGAGTTAGGCGGGTTGTGTTTAGTAGCGAGATAAGCAGTGGTTTATGGAGTTGTTTGTGAAGTGGGAGATGTGGTCACACACTGGCTGCCTGGGCCCTGAGATTGGGCAGATAACTTATCTGTCTGTCCCGTGTCACATCAGCAGGGCCTCACCTCATTGTTAAAGCTACTGTGTGGTGGCACTGTGGAGTGGCAGAGATCTGCACGACTGAAGAGAGAAGCCTGTAACAGCTGAGGATGTGAGAGAGGGGTTCCGTGAAGAGCGCAGAAGGGGGGAGCAGCATTAGCATGTCGACAGTCTGATCAAAGGGACACACCTGGCTGTGGTTGTTCATGTTAGCTGCACAGTTCTACTTTCTATACAATGTGTCAACATTGTGTGCGCTTCAGTTGTGGCTTCTGTTTACAGGACTGGGACAGACATGACATGAGTCATCTCCATCATGTTGACTAGACACCTCTGGACTTTACGAGACTGTTTGGACACCAGATAACACTAGAATAGCCCTGTCTGACAAGTGTCAACTGTAGGAAATGGTCCAATAAGTGTCAAAGTCCAGTAGCTTCTTTTACCGCTCTTTTGGGGAAGGTCGGGAGGCTGGCTACAGTGTGCACTTGCAAAGTCCAGTCATTACAATCTTTGCAGAGTGAGTGAATAAACAGATATAAACATGTCACACAGACCTGTGCTGTTGACTGCTAAAGAGAGAGCAGTAGAATGCTCTCTGTGTTACATAATGTGCACAATGGTCCAACTGGATATGTATCGTCTTTAGAGTCGTTTGGAAATCAAAAACTAGGGGAAgattaaaaaacatttaaatcaGGGGAAAGATTGGAAATATGTGGAAATATTTGGGGACAACTATGATGTTGAGTGAGTGGGTCAAAAGTAATGAGCTGATCTCAaggtgcgtgtgtctgtgtgtctgtgtatctgtgtctgtgtgtctgtgtgtctgtgtgtgtgtgtgtgtgtgtgtgtgtcatgtattgttgatggcctgtgtgtgtgtgtgtgtgtgtctgcgtgtgtgtgtgtgtctgtgtgtgtgtgtgtctgtgtctgtgtgttcatgtattgTTGATGGCCTGTCTGTTTCTCACAGCTCACAGGTATTGTGCTGCGTGCTGCCAAGAGGCTGCAGGTGAACGTGCTTGTCGAGAAGATCCAAATCTTCCAGTAAGTGCATTTTTTGATAACATACAGAGGTGAAAAGGCTAGAGTTTCAAATGATCAGGTAGATCACACATCATGGATGTAAACAGAGATGCCGGTATAACGTGTTTGGTCTTCAACACagggttggttggttggttggttggttgtgttgtgttgtgttgtgttgtgttgtgttgtgttgtgcaatGTAAGCCTGGGAATGGAGGACTGGAGTGTACCGTTCTTGCTTCACAGGCTTTTCAcaggttctctcctcctcactatATTACTGGGCTGGCTGGGAAAGGGTTGTATACCTTATGTTGTCTACCATCTTTTCCTTTATTGGATGACCTTAAACACCATGCTCCATAAATATCCACCTGTTGACCTCTGAACATTTTGGTGGTTAGGTTCAACCTTCAGGTCTCACCCCCACTCTCTAGTTCCCTACCCTCTGGGCTGCAGGCTGGCTGTATTCACTGAAGGCCAACATTCTTCATATAGAAACAATACATATGGGTTTCATGCAATATAGAAACAATACATATGGGTttcatgcacagacacagaccttTACTGCCTTCTATTTCAGCCAtctgttacattacatttagacCTTTTTAAAGAATAGTCACACCTGAAATAAATTGGTTATGTGATTGGTTTGTAACCCAATCAAACCTGAGAAGCAGTTGGCCTTGCTGCTATGTTGAGTCTAGGCCATATCAGTATGTGGTCTGTGTTTTGTAAACACTGCACGGTGTTTCTTGAGACATAAGCGCAAAATGTAGCAGCAGCTGCAAAACGGCGATGTCTACGACTGGAGTGTCCTTTACACCTGAGTCCCCTGCAGCGCAACTCTGTCTGGAAGCAATGAATTATGGGTGCACATGGTCATGGTCACTCACACCTACCCTGCCCTGTCAGCTGGACTGATGTCATAGTTGACCATATTCTTGGCATGCATGAATCCAGCGTGGAAAAGCCTTTGCCCTCTGACtagctcattctctctctcactctctctcccgttGCGGCGGCGCATTTGTCAACGAGTGCAGAAAAGGCAGATTGTCTTCGTTGGGTACATGTATTTACCCAGAAGACTTTGTTGGGTACATGTATTTACCCAGAAGACTGTGTTGGGTACATGTATTTACCCAGAAGACTTCATTGGGTACATGTATTTACCCAGAAGACTGTGTTGGGTACATGTATTTACCCAGAAGACTGTGTTGGGTACATGTATTTACCCAGAAGACTTTGTTGGGTACATGTATTTACCCAGAAGACTTTGTTGTCTGCTGACCCATTTCAGACCGATGTTGCAATGACCTCTCCTGCACTGTGGGGTGTAGAACATACCTAATTCACTGTTAAATGTGCTCATCTGTTGGGGTGAGCCTAAATCGCTGTGGACACCGGCTCACACACGACTGTGGCGCACTCCGCTTTCAACATTCGATTACTTAGACCCCATTATTCTCAATACAACCCCACACACCAGAGTTGAACTCTGCCGCCACCTCCGCTGGTGTGCGGGGTTGTATTGATGATAATATTGTCTAATTAAGCTAATGTCCAAAGCAGAGTGCACTGTGCCGGTGTCTGCACTTAAATCAAGTGCAAAAATGTCTTGTAATAAGCAAATATTAGAAAAATAACATCCATCAATCTCAACATTTGCCACAGGTGAATGAGTGACGAGGTCTTGCCTCCTAAAGCTTGTTTGGAAGTTTATTTCATTGTCATGTTTTATTCACTCAGGTAGTTGAAACATTTGATAAAAACCCATAGAAATAGAACTTTTGAAGAGAAATGGATAGCCTAGTTTTCTTTGACAGAGTTGTGGAAGTTTCTTGTTTTGTGAAAAATACTACTTAAAATAAGCATAATTATCTGGCAAGATTTGCCAATAGAACAAGAAGATTTTCACTTAGTACaaggcaaaaaaaaattaaatcaagTGCAAAAATGTCTTGTAATAAGGAAATTATTAGAAAAATAAGTACATATTCACTTGATTTAAGCTTATTTATCTCACTTAGATTTtgaattctaggattttttgcaTCATTCTCATTATGTCTCATCATCATTATGTATCATTCTGTTTTATGGTGTTTGGTGTCTTATGTATCATCCATAGTACAGCTGTATTGGCACATTATTGTACTCTTACATTGTgacgtgtttttgtgtgttatgtcGGTATGTTATACTGTACTCTGAGTGTTGTTGGACTGTGTTGGGACCTCTGCTATCTGATATTCACATCTGTTATAGTGTCAGGATGTCCAGAGTACTGACAGTCAGATTTAGTGCTACATGACCTTTGACCAGTCAAAGTTCTTTAGCACTGATCGATCCCAAATCTGATAAGCCACCTCCGAGTGTTTATGTGAGTTGAAATCAGGGCTGCCCCAGTTGCATAAGGATGGATGGTCCTATTCTCATTATGACCTCCAGTAAAGTTGGAGAAATAATAAGCTAGTGCTAGTGCATTCATTGCATTCATTTTCCTGGTACTTGCTCGGTAAATTGCGTTCTGTCAGATTGTGTCCTTCCCAGGACCAGCTATCAGTGTGGCTGAGGCTGCTTTTGTTGGCAATTGATATGCTTTAAACACTGTGTaggatgtgtttttttgtgttgtatagaggagagaaatgggagggagggagggagggtgggaaaGGGAGATTGGAGTGAGGGAACACGAGGGAATGGTTCCAGGAGAGGGAAGCAGAAAGACTCCTAAACATATGAATGGGGGATGGAGGACTTTCCATACTTATAACTGCCCTGTTGACATCATGACAGAAGAAATGTGTTGAAGGAGAATCTTCTCACTGAACATTAGTAGCATGGCCACATCTGTTCCCTTAAAGTGTGCACAGGCTTCTGTAAATGCACAAAAGGTCGCCTAAGTCTCTACACCTGTAAAAGATCTTAACAGGAACAGCTGCATGGTGTTGTTTTGCACACAGAAGAATTTCCTATGGAAATTAGGCTCCACAATCCTGTTCAAGCTGCCTGAATCTGCCAACGGCCTGGAAAACAACCTCTCTGTCGTCAATAACCTTGCCCCTGATGTGCCCCCCTCACCGCCTGATGGCCATGGCACACTTCTCACCCCTCTTTGGTTTCCCAACAGGGCAGTTGTCATCATCCCATAGGCCGACTTTAGAAGCCAGAAAAACCCTCGTGATGAGGTGACGGGGGAACCAGTGCAGTATGTGCCCTCGTCCCCTGGCCAGTCAAACGTCATAGCTATTTATTAAGTCTGGTTTAATATAGCTTTGGCTGCTGCATGACGCTTGACTGGGGCAGGAGGTGAGGGGACGTGTCCTCTGGTGTTTGGGTTACACGGGGCCGAGAGGGAAGTCACTGTTGTGGTGGCACTCCTACAAAGCCTGTATGCCATGTTTTATAAACTTTTGTTAATATTTAGTCACAAAACAAATTAATCTTGTAAGCTGTTTTTGATTTGCTTGTATTGTTTAACCCCGTCTGTTTGCATTTTGCTTGACttaatgtgtatgtgcgtgcttgtgtctattgtgtatatgtgtgtgccatTAATCAAAAAGGTTACTTCATATCTCTCAGTGGCTTGTCAGATAAAGTGTGAACAGAAAGGATTCCTGGATTCCAGTTTGAGATCAAATTTAAGCCTTTGCAAGTGTAATTTGACTCAACGCTATGTGTTGTCCTCATATTTAACCCCCCTTACAcagctggtggtgctggtgtctTGGCATGGCAGTTTCAACTCCGTAAGGAATGGCCCGAGTGGTGGGTCCATGTCACTGGCATAGTATGTCACTCAAGTTCGGCCAGGCACGTGAAAGCTGGGACCTGGAGCAGAATGCTTAAATTCTGCAACTCAATCACCCATTCCTACTAGATGCCATGTAGCAAAGGTCTATAAATACAAGGGGTGTGCCTTCTGTGATATTTGAATATCTGACTGTGTCTACAAACAGTTATTGGGTTGCAGTGATCGTAACTGTGACCATAAAGCTACAGAACATGGACATGCATCTGCAAAAGAAGTACAACCATGTGAATTTGTAGACTAGTGGTTCCCGAAGCATGGGGCAGGCCAGGCACCCTTCCTTATTGAGTTGAAACAGCCGTGGAGTTGCCATTTGTGAGTGATAAGTAGCAAACAGCGATTGTGGCTCTGGCCGTTTAAACATGGAATATCAGGTTATAGTTTTGTCTGTCttgtttatatgtttgtgtcAGACTGAGTAAGGGGGTATGAGATTTGGTGAATACATGTTTTTCAAAAATTGTATAATTTATATCTGGCAACCTGGCTACTGTTTCCTTGTAGGATTATGTTGTTTTCCCCAAATTGGACACAGTACTTTTACAATCATTTTGTTTATCATCTACACAAATTTACAAtatagttattttttgtaattgttATAATTATTTATCTGGTATTCCATATTTCCTTATAACACCCTATGTACAAAATAACCAAATAGCGAAAATAGTATTTGAATAGTTAATTATAGGACACAGTAATTAGGATATTTGAATTTTCGTAAACATCCCTAATACAGTAAATACGGCAAATAAACATCCAGGTTTTATTCAACAGGGATAGAATTATGGTAAACAAAGCTTGAAGGACCAAGGCACAAAACATCTTTGCCTTCCTCTAAGTAGCAGCTGCTTGTGGGATCTAGTTTTACAGATAAATATGTAACTACATCATGTATTTCACCAATTCCTTGACTTTAATGATAGGAATGAGGGCTTTTGTTGAATACAAAATGACCATGTTTCCAAAggtttgtgtgtctgaatgttctttttgttttcttttatataCAGAAGTCAGACGGGTGATGTCAGGACCTTGGTGTTCCCTGTGATGTATCTCAATGAAGTAAGTGCGTCTTTGTTTAGCCTAGACATATGGAAAACCTCCAAGGGGCTTTTCTCTCATGTGGGCCTCAAgtaatttgttattattgttaccCTCTCAGTTGTTATTGTTCAGTGTCAGAAATCATGTAGCGATTGTTACATGCCATTAGGGGTCTCTGCAGGGTGAAGGTCTCACTAATTGATGTTCTCTCCTCCTACTCGGTCAGGAAATCCCTGCTGGGTCTGTATAACACGCAGTGTTGGTTCTGAATATCAATAGAGTGGAAGGATGTctctaaaaacaaaacaaaacgtcTGCCTTGACAATGTCCTAGTTCTGCTCACCTTTGGCCTAATTACAGTATTAGTGATGTATTTCCAATCTATAAATATTCCCCTTGGCCAATGGTTGTAATGTTTGATACGGGTATTTTGATTGTATACAGTGTATTAATCCCACAAACTACAATATAACTACAAATCAATCATTCAGTATTtgcattttgtatttatttctaTTCACAAATGTCTCATACGTGTCATTACTTTCAACAATTACAATAAAGGGCTACTTTGAGGATTACTTTGAGGATTTGAGGGCTAAGAGGTTAGCATTGTTTTAAGTGGAACAGAGGTCACCTCATTCCACAACAGACCTTATCAAACCACAGGAGACCTGCCTAAGTTATTTTCCAGACCTGTTCATAACCCCCACCCATGAGCATTTCCTCATAGGCTGCCAGATGTTGAGGAGAGCCAATTTGTCACGGGTAGGATGGGCTGGGCGTGGTTCTCAGGGTCTCTGCTTTCCCAGCCATCTGCAAACACAGAGAGGATATCTGGTCTGGTCTCTTAGTGTTGGATGAGGTTTGGGAAAAACATGATCTTGCCTTATGTCCAGAGTGGTCATGTGCGCGGCGGGACCACATTTTTACTCAGGGGTGCGGCGCAGAGTAGATGAAGATAAGGGGTCCAGGGGCTTTAAATGTTAGAAGTGCTGGCAGCTAAATACGCAAATTTAACACAGTTTCAGAGTGACAAACATTCTAAACACAACACGAAACTAAGACATTTCTGgtcttaaaaaacaaacaaaaaaaaacaccaatgaTACTATGAAAAGACATATTGTTATTACTATGACCAGGCCAATTGGTCAATAACTTTTGGTCAATAACATCCACATCatagcaagtttttttttttttttgctccatGTTACCGCGGTAAAATTTGGCCCTAATTCCTTTTGTCTAGGCTGGCCCCATTTCCCCCAATTGGCATATAATTGAATAGGTTCTATTAGCCTAACAGCCTGTGTATGAGTTCTCTTGAGAAGGCGGCGCAGTGATGGCATATTGCACACACTGAATGATCAAGCAGCTGCTACATGCAACTCTGACAGAACTGACCAATGaagctaaatgtaaatgtagaaATATACAGCAGGGCCTATATAGGGGCTCTATTAGCAGAAATGTACTACTGATAATTAATATGTTTTCATTAGAGAATAATCACCTTTATTATCCATTGTGTTTTCATATTTGTTATGGTATATTTGCTTCTTTCTGTTTTGATGTAATAAGGCCAATTTCCCATTTGGCTTCTGACATCCCATGGATGGATAGATCCACTTGAATATACacatttgaaacatttcaaataatttatatatttcaAATTTCTTTTCTGATGTATACCTTATcatattatattaaaaaatgTATGTTCAGTGCTCAGTGTACATTAGTGCTAATAGAATAAAGAACTATTTACACCATGTGTTCCACCTCATATCAGTCAGGGTGTCCTGCGGCACCCTCAGCACCCATCTTCTGGCGCTCTTGAGTGTGACCTCTGCCCTGCTGTCCCCCTCACCTCTGtgtcctgctcctctctctgtgtagaGCGTTGTCATTGATGACGACTCGGCTAAGAAGCTCTTGGCCGTGGTGGCCGAGGGCAACGTGGTGATCAACATCCCCTTCATTATCATCGGCCTGGGCGTCCTCTTGGGTGTGGTCTTCATGGCGCTCATGTGCAGACAGAGAACTCCAGAGGTGAGCCTTGTCAGGTGACGACGTGTCTGTCCACACATGTAATGAGAGTCATTAGGGATGgaccgatatatcggccggTGTTCCAGTTTAGGTGGTGAGCAGTTTAACTGgtgatatttgcataaaatcagTGAATATTCAGCAAGATCCTGCCTACTTAACAAACACTGGTCATATAATTAAGTAATGGCAACGTTGTTCCGtggtatttgtgggagttttattcagcgaccacctggctgttggacgcgtgtggtgtgtgtgtgtgtgtgtgtgtgtgtgtccctccctGAATGCCTCTTCtataaaactgcttgccattgtatttcGGGAGCTGCAAATaggaagttgtaggctatccgtaTGCATGTGGTAGCGGTGGCTGTTACGAACACTGGTCAATCAtatcatatgattaagtaatgcCGACGTTGTTCCGTGATATatgtgggagttttattcagcgaccacctggctgCGTTTTGgatgcgtgtggtgtgtgcgtctccctccccctctccatcgcAGTGATATCAGAGCATAAATAATGGAGAGACGGTAGTTGAATATCGCAGTTCACGATATCAGACATGCTTTAATAATGAAAGGCGTGTTATATGTCAGCTTGAATATTAATCCGTGGGGACACGTTCACCATGTACCAAGGACATTTTAAAACTTTGAGAGATATAAACGTCTTTTCTGCTGATATGCCTTGTTCAAATCTGGCagcttttttttagaaaaatatttCTTAAATTACAAATCAAGTACTTTAATTCAATAGctacttttcaggcttattgttttcttaaattatttaaatgtgttgacaaaggacattttgtgatgacctgaattatgtcttatagtcagcaagcaatgcatcatcaagactgttgtaagatgttgatgaaagcattttgcacagttaaccatatatccagtgcacccatccataagttcaataaatgttcctttttaaaattgagacttataacatttgttatcttcttttgtgtaattatgtgtcatttgtatggtgtaaattgagggagcaaaataaaagcagtatcgGCTCCAAATATCGGCTCAAGAAAATCGGCAGCCTGTATCGGCCATCGGCTTaggctgatggaaaaaaatcgGGATCGGCACTAAAAAAGggatcggtcgatccctaataGTCATGGGaacatgatagatagatagatagataccttggagatagatagatatcaataaagtatctaactatctatctatcatgttCACATGACTTatcatgtttgtgagtgtgtgtcagtgtgattgtggtggtggtgatggtgttgtgGAGAAGCTCATGACCTccttggtttgtttgtttgtttgtttgtttgtttgcttctgTAGAGCTCCCCTGCTGAGCGCCAGCCCCTGCTGAAGCCCTAGCCATGAAGGAGTTGGTCCTCGGGGGATGAACTTGACCGAGCGTGCCTCACAGCTAGCAGGCCAGCGTCGGCGGCACCATTCTTAAACAAGCATGGTTTCTTCACCCCCCCCTTCATCTTTCAACGCTTACTGCATGGCACTTTACCACGTCCCCAGAGTTCCTGTCCCATTCTGATGATGACCACTGATTTGAAAGCGGTCCATGGACGGATGGAAGGACATTTAATAGTGCAGTAgttctttttatctttttattttGATGAATAACCCTGTCTTGTTTTGTTCAATCATGTGTTTTTAACAATCACTGTATATTGAAAGAGCTGCTTTTATGCTTATTTCAAGAGGGAGAAATTAAGATCCTATGAAAGTAGCCCACGCTTTGGGAAAGAATGAAAGGAACATGTTTGTTACTCTACTGATGTTAGCCTTTAACTTGAGTTCTAAAAAAGGACACCGTAATCCTGAGTGGCTTTGTTAGTTTTGCTGGCCTGTGATATTAGCTTTGGCTAACAGGGTCTTCCTCACCTGGCAGCGTTTCAGAACAGAGGGAGGTGAATGATTGGACAGATAGTCCACGAGGTATGAGGCAATAATGCACTATTTGACGTATTTGTGACCTACTGTATCTGGGGCAGAAAGGAATACTTAAATCCCTTTTTCATCCACTAGTCGTAGAGAGGGGAAAGCAAAAGGTACAGAACCAGTCCTTTGCCACTAACTTTATTAATTAGATAGGctgataaagaaagaaaattcAGATTTTTGTAAGAATCTActttctattattatttttttacccTCGATCTCCTTTGAAGAGCATTATTCAGTGCTGACCAGAGATAGGGAACCCCATAAATGCGTCTCTTGTGTTTGCTGCTTCATTCTTTGTTTGACATGAAACGTGATTAGGCTTTGTACTACAGATATTCTTCAACGCTACAAGAAGTGCACAAACATTTTATGCCCGATTGTATCACAATCAGATCTCAGTTCTCTTTCACGTTTTAGTCACTGATAACTTGGATGTCCTACTTCTATAGCATGTCCATGCAAGAAGGATGTCAATTGACCCATCTTTACAATAGCATTGCCGATAGGAGTTCTTGTAGTCAGTGGTTACAGTGTCAATGACTTATTTACTACATACATTAGAAGCTGTGCTCGTACTCACACACTCTGttatctcacacactcacaggaatCAGTTACTGAGAAGCATCATGACTTACCAGTCGTGATGTAAGAGGTAACCACTCCCATGTACAGCTGGACATTTTTTTT
The Alosa alosa isolate M-15738 ecotype Scorff River chromosome 12, AALO_Geno_1.1, whole genome shotgun sequence DNA segment above includes these coding regions:
- the scarb2c gene encoding lysosome membrane protein 2c, yielding MLKSCCVYSTGVLCILFLIAGISLALSQVFQNIVYNRIKSEVVLKNGTDAFAAWENPPPPVYMQFYFFNLTNPIEVLAGDKPAVVELGPYTYREYRPMSNVTFLENGTKVEAINPKTYVFEANMSSGSEEDLIRTVNIPAMTVMEKMKDSPFSGTLISKYMTGEEIGLFTSVSVGDLLWGYEDKLLEMVKTFEPSLDTKFGLFYKMNGTDDGDYVFYTGSQNYEDFARVALWKGQSSLNWWTSDECNMINGTNGASFHPIVNQSETLYMFSSDLCRYSLFTLHHHHYLDMFCHPSPLCLSVTLIIIGTPVPKFYKISTGKWVLLRGVDGDVDIFHYNCNSELSSCVYFTGAPIIMSSPHFYQADEKFVEDVIGMKPKKEHHETTIDINPLTGIVLRAAKRLQVNVLVEKIQIFQSQTGDVRTLVFPVMYLNESVVIDDDSAKKLLAVVAEGNVVINIPFIIIGLGVLLGVVFMALMCRQRTPESSPAERQPLLKP